The genomic stretch ACGAACCCGGCGACCCGGGCGATGGCCAGCGGGCCGTTGAGCTTCAACAAGAGGCCCGGCCTGCCGGCGGCGGAGAAGATGTCGCCCGACGCGTAGCCCACCGAAGCCAGACCGACGGCGAGGGAGATCAGCACCATGGGCGACACCGCCGCCGTCCACCGGTCCGAGAAGAGCACCGGGATGGCGTCCCTGGCCACCAGCGCCAGCCCCGTCCCGACGGTGAAGCCGAACAGCGTGGTGAAGCGCAGGGCCCGGAGCATGGCCGTCCTGAACATGTCGGAGCCCTCGGCCCGGGCGTTGGAGTAGGCGGCGAAGGCCACGTGGGAGAAGATCCAGAAGAAGCTCGACACGAGCAGCTCGGGAAGCCGGTAGGCCATCGTGTAGAGGCCGAGCTGGGTGGGGCCGAGCTGATGCCCCACCACGACGTAGTCGAAGTCCTCACCGACCGTCGACAGGACCTTGAGAGCGGTGACGGTCAGCCCGAAGCGGAGGAGCGTCGTGCTCGCCGCCCGGTCGAGGCGGAACTGGGGACGGAAGCGGACCTGGGCCCACTTGATGGCGGTGCTGGTCAGCGCGCCGGCCAGCAGGCCCCAGACGATCGACCATGCCCCGTAGCCCGCCAGCGCCAGGACGATCGAGATGGCCATTCTGATCGCGGCGCTGACCACGTCGGCGATCGCCCGCTTCTTGAACTCCAGATCACGCTTCAGCACCGCGTCCTGCACCTGTCCCGCGCCTCGGAACAGGAAGTACAAGAAGATGGTGCGGAGCAGCGTCACCTCGCCGCCGACGTCGAAGAAGCGGCTCACCGCAGGCGCAGCGAGGAAACCGACGACGGTGAGGAACCCGGCGACCAGGAGGTTGAGGGTGAACGCCGTCTGCACACGCGGTGTGACGCCGCGCTCCTGTTCGTACACGATCGAGGAGCCGACGCCGAGGTCGAGCGCCATCTCGAGGTACGTCGTCAGCGTGATTCCCACGGCGACGACCCCGAACTCCCGGGGCGCGAGGAGCCGGGCCAGCACCACCGTCGAGACGAACACCATCAGCCGGCTGCCACCCAGCGACGCCGCAGACCACGCAAAGCTCTTGACGACCCGCGCCTGGAGACGCGGCGGGGTCGGCGGGGGCACGTCGCCGGCAAGATCGGCCGGCGGGGCCGATTCGAAGGTCATCCGCCCATGGCCTGGGCCACCGTCGCCCGGCCGGACGGGGCGGGGCGCGCCCACGCCCGGCGGCGAAAGAGATGGATCAGCACACCGGCCGACAGGCCGCTCACGCCGGCCAGGCCCATGGTGCGCCTGACGTCACTTGTCTTCTCCCGTCGCGCATGGCTTCCCGCCGGCCGCGGGAGGGCCTGCAGGCGATAGATGGTCCCCAGCGACGCTATGTAGCTGCTGGCCCGCCGCAGGGTTGCGTCGGCCATCCGCTCGGACACGACCCGGCTGGTGCTGCGGACCGAGACCGAGACCAACGCCGACCCCGCCGCCGGCTCGACACCGATGTCGAGGTCGTCCCGCCACTCCTCGGGAAGACCGATCAGCTGCGCCGCCTCGTCACGGAAACGGTGGTCGGCGACGATGGCGGCGAAGGTCGGCAGGATCTGCTCCCGTGTGAGCGTGTCGTACTCGTAGGCGTTGGCCCCCGACAGCGCGTCGTTCGCGGGCGCCACGACGGCGCTGACCGTCGCCTTCCATTCGTCAGGCGAGTCGGCCTGGAGAACGTTGGCCAGGGTGAGCTCCAGGGCGAAGGCGACGACGCCGACCACCCAGGGAAGGAGCCGCTCGAGCCGACGCCGTGCTGCGATCGCGCCAGTCACTGCTCGGAGGACGGTGCGGCCGAGCTCCCGACGGGGGCGATCTCGACCGGGCCCTCGACCTGCTCGTCGTCCGCCGGTTCGATCCTCGCGGCACCGACCTCGGCGTGAGCAGCATCCGGCGGTGGCTCAGGCACGACTTCGATGTCGTCTTCCAGAATCGTCGCAGGCGATCCCTCCGGTGCCACGTCGAGCATCACGGCGGTGTCGGCGACCGCTGCGGGCACGTCCGGCGGTCGATCTGGGTCGACGAGGTCCTCAACGTCGGCCTCTCCGGCTTGAGCAACGGCGTCGAGGCCTTCGGGAAGACCCTCGTCGACATGCGGAGGAGCATCCTCGCTCTGCAGTCCGGCCGAGACTCCGCCGTCCACCGGGTCGGGACCGCCGGCGGGCTCGACAGCCGGCGCAGCTCCGCCCGCTGACGCATCAGGTTGGGGCGAGTCGTCCTGGTCTTCGACGTTCGCGGCGCGAACCTCGGTCGGATCAGGATCCTCTCCCCGCGCATCAGGCTCGGCGCGACCGTCGTCGCTCCGAGGTTCGAGCCCCGGCACCGCCGCTCCGGCCTCGGCGTCGTCGTCCAGATCCGCCGCGATATGGCTCGCGACAGCTTCGGCGACGACCTCGGCGGTCTCGGCCGGCTCCGAAGTCGCTACGTCATCCTCGGGTCCTGGACGCGGCTGCGCGAGAACCTGGTCCCGGAGCCGGTCAAAGACGGCGGCGACCGCATCGAAGGATGGACTGGGTTC from Acidimicrobiales bacterium encodes the following:
- a CDS encoding lipopolysaccharide biosynthesis protein, encoding MTFESAPPADLAGDVPPPTPPRLQARVVKSFAWSAASLGGSRLMVFVSTVVLARLLAPREFGVVAVGITLTTYLEMALDLGVGSSIVYEQERGVTPRVQTAFTLNLLVAGFLTVVGFLAAPAVSRFFDVGGEVTLLRTIFLYFLFRGAGQVQDAVLKRDLEFKKRAIADVVSAAIRMAISIVLALAGYGAWSIVWGLLAGALTSTAIKWAQVRFRPQFRLDRAASTTLLRFGLTVTALKVLSTVGEDFDYVVVGHQLGPTQLGLYTMAYRLPELLVSSFFWIFSHVAFAAYSNARAEGSDMFRTAMLRALRFTTLFGFTVGTGLALVARDAIPVLFSDRWTAAVSPMVLISLAVGLASVGYASGDIFSAAGRPGLLLKLNGPLAIARVAGFVVAAQHGIVAVAAVHLAFSAVYPILRLAVANHIVDATFRDDLRAMRPGLSAAAGIVACALPVRLLTDTGASSLALICMTGTLGAIAGLALGAPSTFGEVRELVRLGRTG